One window of Parabacteroides sp. FAFU027 genomic DNA carries:
- the cas9 gene encoding type II CRISPR RNA-guided endonuclease Cas9 (Cas9, originally named Csn1, is the large, multifunctional signature protein of type II CRISPR/Cas systems. It is well known even to general audiences because its RNA-guided endonuclease activity has made it a popular tool for custom editing of eukaryotic genomes.) has translation MKKILGLDLGTNSIGWALVEIDENENPQSIKGIGSRIIPMSQDILGKFDSGNSISQTAERTGFRGTRRLRERHLLRRERLHRVLHILGFLPKHYEQYIDFEKRLGKYLTDTEPKIAWKVDDDGKYEFVFKKSFYEMVSEFEVMHPNLFADNKLIPYDWTIYYLRKKALTSKIEKEELTWLLLNFNQKRGYYQLRGEEEEENPNKLVEFHALRIIEVTADEPQKGKSEIWYNLILENGWIYRRSSKTPLFDWKDKTKEFIVTTDLNDDGSIKKDKEGNEKRSFRAPSEDDWTLLKKKTESDIDKYGQTVGCYIYDTLLQKPTQKINGKLIRTIERKFYKSELSTILKKQIEFHSEFNNVALYNACLEELYENNEAHRNNISKQDFIHLFINDIIFYQRPLKSKKSLISNCKYECRSFKDLKSGEIKKEPIKCIAKSHPLYQELRLWKFVQDLRIFEREKNVNGKLVTDVDVTSDFLSNIDEFVALFDWLNSKKEIKQDVLLSSYFNLKKKRGEEKLSHRWNYVEDKEYPCNETRSLISSRLSKANISDGFLNNEIELELWHILYSIEDKTEIEKALKSFARRYKLGDDFVEVFRKFPPFKKEYGAYSEKAIKKLLPLMRMGKYWCYDLIDSETKERIEKIQNGEYDEQIKDRVREKTIHLKEYSSFQGLPEWLACYVVYGRHAESSDVVKWATPNDLEIFLQEFKQHSLRNPIVEQVITETLRVVKDIWKKYGDISEIHIELGREMKNPADKRKSLTAQITENENTNLRIKALLSELVNHNDIENVRPYSPSQQEILKLYEDGVLSSSIEIPDDITKIAKMSQPSQSELVRYKLWLEQKYRSPYTGEVIPLSKLFTAAYEIEHIIPQSRYFDDSLSNKVICEAQVNKEKDNALGYEFIKNNEGRIVELNFGKKVKIFTLAEYEDFIKLNYGKSRTKMKKLLMEDIPDAFIERQLNDSRYISKVIKSLLSNIVREEGEIDAISKNVIPCTGGITSILKQDWGLNDVWNRIVSPRFERLNELTKTSHFGQWTNKDGKRVFQTEMPLALQKGFNKKRIDHRHHAMDALVIACATRNHINYLNNESAKPSSKVSRFDLKSKLCFKAKTDDKENYKWMFHKPWDTFTQNTQSALENIVVSFKQNLRVINKTVNKYQTYENGIKTIKRQEKGESWAIRKPLHKDTVAGVVNLRFKKTVTLSAGIDQWKMLVDKNLKLKIKQLINDGFDKKKIQKFFGSQNNQWMGIDISKVDIYYFSNEKDIQVASRVNLDMSFGSKKIESITDTGIQKILLKHLANYNEMKSGKEIEHPELAFSPEGIEEMNKNITTLNNGKFHQSILKVRTYEPKGNKFNVGVIGNKKDKYVEAAKGTNLFFAIYADEDGNRSFETIPLNIVVERQKQGLREVPEQNEKGDKLLFHLSPNDLIYLPNKENVDYNTNSIDDLKRIYKIVSFTGNRLYALPQNIAKSIVDKVEFTQLNKMETDIVDNLSIKQYCQKLKIDRLGNISF, from the coding sequence ATGAAAAAGATATTAGGATTGGACTTGGGAACCAATAGTATTGGATGGGCTTTAGTGGAAATAGATGAAAATGAGAACCCTCAATCTATTAAAGGTATTGGAAGTAGAATAATACCTATGAGTCAAGATATATTAGGTAAATTCGATTCTGGAAATTCAATTTCTCAGACAGCAGAAAGAACAGGTTTTCGTGGAACTCGTCGCCTCAGAGAAAGACATTTACTTCGACGAGAACGATTACATCGTGTATTACATATACTGGGATTCCTACCTAAACATTATGAACAATATATCGATTTTGAGAAACGATTAGGCAAGTATCTTACTGATACTGAACCTAAAATTGCGTGGAAGGTAGATGATGACGGAAAATATGAGTTCGTTTTCAAAAAATCATTCTATGAGATGGTTTCAGAGTTTGAAGTAATGCATCCCAATTTATTCGCAGACAATAAATTAATCCCGTATGATTGGACAATTTATTATCTGCGAAAAAAGGCACTAACTTCGAAAATAGAAAAAGAAGAACTCACTTGGTTATTACTCAATTTCAATCAAAAAAGAGGATACTACCAATTACGGGGGGAAGAGGAAGAGGAAAATCCGAATAAACTAGTTGAATTTCACGCATTAAGAATTATTGAAGTTACTGCTGATGAACCTCAAAAAGGCAAATCTGAGATTTGGTACAACCTTATTCTTGAAAATGGATGGATATACCGCCGTTCCAGCAAAACACCATTGTTTGACTGGAAAGATAAAACTAAAGAGTTTATCGTTACTACAGATCTTAATGATGACGGCTCGATAAAGAAAGACAAGGAAGGTAACGAAAAACGCTCATTTAGAGCTCCGTCTGAGGATGATTGGACTTTATTGAAAAAGAAAACGGAATCTGATATTGATAAATATGGACAAACAGTTGGTTGCTATATATACGATACTCTGTTACAGAAACCGACTCAAAAAATTAATGGAAAACTTATTCGAACCATTGAACGAAAGTTCTATAAAAGTGAACTGAGTACAATTCTGAAAAAACAAATCGAGTTTCATTCCGAATTTAATAATGTAGCATTATACAATGCTTGTCTCGAAGAGTTATATGAAAATAATGAAGCCCATCGAAACAATATCTCTAAGCAAGACTTTATCCATCTATTTATCAATGATATAATATTCTATCAACGCCCGCTCAAAAGTAAAAAATCACTTATCAGTAATTGCAAGTATGAATGCCGCTCCTTTAAAGATCTAAAATCAGGAGAAATCAAAAAAGAACCCATAAAATGTATCGCCAAATCTCACCCACTATATCAAGAACTACGTTTATGGAAATTCGTGCAAGATTTACGAATCTTTGAAAGAGAGAAAAATGTAAATGGGAAATTAGTTACAGATGTAGATGTTACTTCTGATTTTCTTTCAAATATTGATGAGTTTGTTGCCCTCTTTGATTGGTTAAACAGCAAAAAAGAGATCAAACAGGATGTATTACTTTCATCTTATTTCAATCTTAAGAAAAAAAGAGGTGAAGAAAAACTTTCTCACCGATGGAATTATGTGGAAGATAAAGAATACCCTTGTAACGAAACGAGATCCTTAATTAGCTCCCGTTTATCAAAAGCAAATATATCTGACGGTTTCCTGAATAACGAAATTGAGCTTGAACTGTGGCATATTTTGTACTCTATTGAGGATAAAACCGAAATAGAGAAGGCTTTAAAATCATTTGCAAGAAGATACAAACTAGGAGATGATTTTGTTGAAGTATTTCGCAAATTTCCACCATTCAAAAAAGAATACGGAGCCTATTCAGAGAAAGCCATCAAAAAGTTGCTCCCATTAATGCGAATGGGGAAATATTGGTGTTATGATCTAATAGATTCAGAGACAAAAGAGCGTATAGAGAAAATACAGAATGGAGAGTACGACGAACAAATAAAAGATCGTGTTCGTGAAAAGACTATTCATCTTAAAGAATATTCTAGTTTTCAGGGGCTGCCTGAATGGCTAGCATGCTATGTCGTATATGGTAGACACGCCGAATCAAGTGATGTAGTAAAATGGGCTACACCGAATGATCTGGAAATTTTCCTTCAGGAGTTTAAGCAACATTCTCTTCGTAACCCGATCGTAGAACAAGTAATTACAGAAACACTTCGGGTCGTAAAAGATATCTGGAAGAAATATGGTGATATTTCTGAAATACATATTGAATTGGGGCGTGAAATGAAGAATCCTGCTGATAAAAGAAAATCGTTGACAGCACAAATTACGGAGAACGAGAACACAAATCTGCGGATAAAAGCCTTATTGTCGGAATTAGTTAATCATAATGATATTGAAAATGTACGCCCCTATTCTCCAAGCCAACAAGAAATTCTAAAGTTATATGAAGATGGCGTCTTAAGTTCGAGCATTGAAATCCCGGATGATATTACCAAAATAGCAAAAATGAGTCAACCATCTCAATCAGAGTTGGTTCGTTACAAATTGTGGCTCGAACAAAAATACAGATCGCCCTATACAGGAGAAGTAATTCCATTAAGCAAGCTCTTTACTGCAGCTTATGAGATTGAACACATTATACCTCAATCCAGATATTTCGATGACTCTTTAAGCAATAAAGTAATCTGTGAAGCTCAAGTAAATAAAGAAAAAGACAATGCGCTTGGATACGAATTTATTAAGAATAATGAAGGCCGTATCGTTGAACTCAATTTTGGGAAGAAAGTAAAAATATTTACTCTTGCTGAATACGAGGATTTTATCAAGCTCAACTATGGAAAGAGTCGTACTAAAATGAAAAAACTGTTGATGGAAGATATTCCGGATGCTTTCATCGAAAGACAGTTAAATGATAGCCGCTATATAAGCAAAGTAATTAAATCACTATTATCCAACATTGTACGAGAGGAAGGGGAAATTGACGCAATTTCTAAGAATGTTATTCCTTGTACAGGAGGCATTACCTCTATTCTTAAACAAGACTGGGGATTAAACGATGTGTGGAACAGAATTGTTTCACCCCGTTTTGAACGATTGAATGAGTTAACTAAAACCTCACACTTTGGCCAATGGACTAATAAAGATGGGAAACGAGTTTTTCAAACAGAAATGCCATTAGCCCTACAGAAAGGCTTCAACAAAAAACGCATTGATCATCGTCACCATGCAATGGATGCCCTAGTTATTGCTTGCGCCACGCGTAATCATATCAACTATTTAAATAATGAATCAGCAAAGCCTTCTTCTAAGGTTAGCCGATTTGATTTAAAAAGCAAACTTTGCTTTAAAGCAAAAACTGACGATAAAGAAAACTACAAATGGATGTTTCATAAACCCTGGGATACATTTACTCAGAATACGCAGTCTGCATTAGAGAATATTGTTGTCAGCTTTAAGCAAAACCTAAGGGTAATAAATAAGACTGTCAATAAATATCAAACCTATGAAAATGGCATAAAAACGATTAAACGTCAGGAAAAAGGTGAAAGCTGGGCTATTCGAAAACCTCTGCATAAAGATACTGTTGCCGGTGTGGTAAACCTTCGGTTCAAAAAGACAGTTACATTATCTGCCGGTATAGATCAATGGAAAATGCTTGTAGATAAAAATCTGAAACTGAAAATCAAACAGCTTATAAATGATGGCTTTGATAAAAAGAAGATCCAGAAATTCTTTGGAAGTCAAAATAATCAATGGATGGGTATTGATATTTCAAAAGTTGATATATATTATTTCAGTAATGAAAAAGATATTCAAGTTGCCTCTCGTGTAAATTTAGACATGAGTTTCGGAAGTAAAAAAATTGAAAGTATTACCGACACAGGTATTCAGAAAATTCTTTTGAAGCACTTAGCCAATTACAATGAAATGAAGAGTGGAAAAGAAATAGAGCACCCCGAATTGGCTTTCTCTCCAGAAGGAATTGAAGAAATGAATAAAAATATTACAACATTGAACAATGGCAAATTCCATCAATCAATTCTTAAGGTTAGAACTTACGAACCGAAGGGAAACAAATTCAATGTGGGAGTAATTGGAAATAAAAAAGATAAATATGTAGAAGCCGCAAAAGGGACAAACTTGTTTTTCGCTATTTATGCTGATGAAGATGGTAATAGAAGCTTCGAGACAATTCCACTAAACATTGTGGTTGAAAGGCAGAAGCAAGGATTACGCGAAGTACCAGAACAGAATGAAAAGGGTGATAAGTTGTTATTTCATTTATCACCAAATGATCTAATATATCTACCTAATAAAGAGAATGTTGACTATAATACAAATTCCATAGATGACTTAAAAAGAATATATAAAATCGTGAGTTTTACAGGTAATCGACTTTATGCATTACCGCAAAATATAGCAAAGTCAATTGTAGACAAAGTGGAATTCACGCAACTTAACAAGATGGAAACGGACATTGTTGATAATCTATCTATAAAACAGTATTGTCAAAAGCTAAAGATCGATAGATTGGGAAATATCTCATTTTGA
- a CDS encoding DUF6261 family protein — translation MKQMFFSRLSNLQLSTFSTNFLEIIAKSNANGVTFGKLYEELLTQDGLLSEAVNRTRFSELTQQLNSIGAERKKTITGMKGILYNLTKSPVKTESEAASLLYSAFSDLGPALIREVQNKQTGAIKSLLNTLAKTEYADAITKTNMVNWISHLDNLQSSFITTNNLRNSHQRTINQSQSATSIRPGLADAVNKYYAWVYGQALSLEQDTWTTLNADLRYCYTKAIQDATSKTTESTTTSGSDNTSSTTTNTSKQPE, via the coding sequence ATGAAGCAAATGTTTTTTTCGAGGTTATCTAACCTCCAGTTATCAACTTTCTCGACAAACTTTCTCGAGATTATAGCCAAGTCGAACGCTAATGGCGTTACTTTCGGTAAGCTATACGAGGAGTTATTAACCCAGGATGGGCTGCTATCTGAAGCTGTAAACCGGACTCGCTTTAGCGAATTGACTCAACAGCTCAATTCGATTGGCGCAGAACGTAAAAAGACCATCACCGGCATGAAAGGTATATTGTATAACCTGACAAAATCGCCTGTAAAAACAGAAAGTGAAGCAGCATCCCTGCTGTATAGCGCCTTTTCTGACCTGGGACCTGCGTTAATTCGTGAAGTTCAGAATAAGCAAACAGGGGCGATCAAATCACTGCTTAACACGCTGGCAAAAACCGAGTATGCTGATGCGATCACGAAGACAAACATGGTGAACTGGATCTCTCATTTAGACAACCTGCAGAGTTCCTTTATCACCACAAACAACCTTCGAAACTCACATCAACGTACCATCAACCAGTCTCAGAGTGCTACTTCCATCCGTCCCGGACTGGCAGATGCGGTAAATAAGTATTATGCCTGGGTGTACGGACAAGCCTTAAGTCTTGAACAGGACACATGGACGACTCTCAATGCCGACCTGCGCTATTGTTACACCAAGGCTATCCAGGATGCAACATCTAAAACGACAGAAAGCACAACTACTTCTGGCTCTGACAACACCAGTAGCACAACTACGAATACCAGTAAGCAGCCGGAATAA
- a CDS encoding AsmA-like C-terminal region-containing protein, whose amino-acid sequence MKKKLLIAGGIIFGFLAILAILPFAFEGKLVEIIKKEANKKMKARLEFSGLNLSFIREFPKATIDLKDFSLVGTGEFKGDTLVAADEIRVAVDLKSIFGSSGYQVSHILLDQPVIKLKVLKNGKANWDIMIEDTTKKAAPETASSFKMALNQVDVKNARFEYDDQQGDMNLKMNNVELDLSGDMTQDLTNLKLKADAATMTFIMNKVPYMKNAVIQVKGEIEADLKNSKYTFHDNTCKVNAIEAAIQGWFAMPKEGYDMDIKLQTKQIGFKEILSLVPGMYTKGFEDIQTDGKVSLDAWAKGHYSDSIMPAFNVAVKVADAMFKYPSLPKSVDQINMDLVLTNPGGSTDLTVINLKKLQFRMGGNPFSLMANVKTPISNPDFLLKANGTLDLNMIKDVYPLEKGTQLNGKVVANLDFKGKMSQIEKEQYEQLNAKGTLGISNMLYKSKEYPDVLIKNMGLNFSPKYAELTGLNMKFGKSDISATGKLENFIAYALKNKTLKGSLNMNSNLLDLNELMGSSSSSKKDTSAMSAFEVPKNIDFTMSANIRKILYDKMTLENATGKLLVKDGRVDLSGVRVNAFGGTIETSGYYSTATNPKKPEISLGLNIVNASFTQTFKELDFVKKLSPIFEKTFGNYSVNFNMKGMLDDKLSPDLKTLLANGLLQSKDVQVKDVKALSALATALKDDKFKNPSIKDLKLPFKIEDGQVKTSPFDIKLGDTKINLSGITGLDQTINYAGLVTLPQGISSKLGVGINQVNFKIGGTFTNPKVSLDYKAVAKTVVTSLAKQAATQGLQKALGAKNNEEVQAKIAAMKADAKAQADKIIEAANVQAQNLVNQAKNPIAKFAAQKAADKVKQEAQKKAQSIIDDADKKAEQMQQQMK is encoded by the coding sequence ATGAAGAAAAAGCTTTTAATTGCCGGAGGGATCATATTTGGTTTTCTGGCAATACTCGCCATTCTGCCATTTGCCTTTGAAGGCAAACTGGTGGAAATTATTAAAAAAGAAGCCAACAAAAAGATGAAGGCCAGGCTTGAGTTTTCAGGTCTTAATCTGAGTTTTATCCGTGAATTTCCCAAAGCAACCATCGACCTGAAAGATTTTTCACTTGTCGGTACAGGAGAGTTCAAAGGAGATACACTGGTAGCAGCTGATGAAATCCGTGTAGCGGTCGATTTAAAAAGTATCTTCGGCAGCTCAGGTTACCAGGTTTCGCACATTCTACTTGATCAACCGGTCATCAAACTGAAAGTACTAAAAAACGGGAAAGCAAACTGGGATATCATGATAGAAGATACCACCAAAAAGGCCGCGCCGGAAACCGCATCATCTTTCAAAATGGCTCTTAATCAGGTGGATGTCAAGAATGCACGCTTTGAATACGATGATCAACAGGGCGATATGAATCTGAAGATGAACAATGTAGAACTCGATCTGTCGGGTGATATGACGCAGGATCTGACCAACCTGAAGCTCAAAGCGGATGCGGCAACGATGACCTTTATAATGAACAAAGTCCCCTATATGAAGAATGCTGTTATTCAGGTTAAAGGTGAAATCGAGGCAGACCTGAAAAACAGCAAATACACCTTCCATGACAACACCTGCAAGGTGAATGCCATTGAAGCTGCTATACAGGGCTGGTTTGCCATGCCCAAAGAGGGGTATGACATGGACATCAAGCTGCAAACCAAACAGATCGGATTCAAAGAGATACTCTCCCTCGTTCCGGGCATGTACACCAAAGGATTTGAAGATATTCAGACAGATGGGAAAGTCAGCCTGGACGCTTGGGCAAAAGGACATTACAGCGACAGCATTATGCCAGCCTTTAATGTTGCAGTCAAAGTGGCCGACGCAATGTTCAAATATCCTTCTTTGCCAAAATCCGTTGATCAGATCAATATGGACCTGGTACTAACCAATCCGGGAGGTAGCACAGACCTCACTGTCATAAACCTGAAGAAACTGCAATTCCGCATGGGTGGCAATCCATTCAGCTTAATGGCAAATGTAAAGACCCCTATCAGTAATCCCGATTTCTTGTTAAAAGCAAACGGTACGCTTGATCTCAATATGATTAAGGATGTATATCCATTGGAAAAAGGCACACAACTAAATGGCAAAGTGGTGGCTAACCTTGATTTTAAAGGGAAAATGTCACAAATTGAAAAAGAGCAATACGAGCAGCTCAATGCTAAAGGAACTTTGGGAATCTCCAATATGCTCTATAAGTCGAAAGAGTATCCCGATGTATTAATTAAAAACATGGGACTTAACTTTTCTCCGAAATATGCAGAGCTCACCGGCTTAAATATGAAATTCGGCAAAAGCGATATTTCCGCTACCGGCAAACTGGAAAACTTCATCGCCTACGCATTGAAAAACAAGACATTAAAAGGCTCGTTGAATATGAATTCAAATCTTCTGGATCTTAATGAATTGATGGGCTCTTCATCTTCGTCAAAGAAAGACACTTCAGCAATGTCGGCATTTGAAGTTCCCAAGAACATAGATTTTACAATGTCAGCCAATATCAGAAAGATTCTTTACGATAAAATGACCCTGGAAAATGCTACCGGTAAACTGCTGGTGAAAGACGGACGCGTGGATTTAAGCGGTGTACGTGTTAATGCTTTTGGTGGAACCATCGAAACATCCGGCTATTACAGCACAGCTACCAATCCGAAGAAACCGGAAATCAGCCTCGGGCTGAATATCGTAAACGCATCTTTCACGCAGACCTTCAAAGAGTTGGATTTCGTGAAGAAGCTCTCTCCTATTTTTGAAAAAACGTTTGGAAATTATTCCGTTAATTTCAACATGAAGGGAATGCTCGACGATAAACTTTCTCCGGACCTGAAAACTTTACTTGCAAACGGTTTGCTGCAATCAAAAGATGTACAGGTTAAGGATGTCAAGGCTCTTTCGGCTTTAGCAACCGCGTTGAAAGACGACAAATTCAAAAACCCTTCCATTAAAGACCTGAAACTCCCCTTCAAGATCGAAGACGGACAGGTAAAAACAAGCCCCTTCGACATCAAGCTGGGTGATACAAAAATCAATCTGTCCGGTATTACAGGATTGGATCAGACGATTAACTATGCAGGACTGGTTACACTGCCACAAGGGATCTCATCGAAACTGGGCGTAGGCATTAATCAGGTAAACTTTAAAATCGGTGGTACATTTACCAACCCGAAAGTCTCACTCGACTACAAAGCGGTTGCCAAAACGGTTGTGACCTCTCTCGCCAAACAGGCCGCAACGCAAGGTTTGCAAAAAGCACTCGGGGCTAAGAACAACGAGGAAGTGCAGGCTAAAATTGCAGCTATGAAAGCGGATGCCAAAGCGCAGGCTGATAAAATTATTGAAGCGGCTAACGTACAGGCCCAGAATTTGGTAAATCAGGCCAAAAACCCCATAGCCAAATTTGCTGCACAAAAGGCTGCCGATAAAGTAAAACAGGAGGCTCAAAAGAAAGCGCAAAGCATTATTGATGATGCCGATAAGAAAGCGGAACAGATGCAACAGCAAATGAAATGA
- a CDS encoding patatin-like phospholipase family protein, with translation MNKFITLIIITLSNIFYLPSQSVGLVLSGGGAKGIAHIGIIKALEDNNIPIDYVTGTSIGAIIGSLYAMGYSPEEMLQLIKSENFRTWQTGKVNEKDLFYYKIDDPTPEFGRFRFETTDSTRAKTYFLPVSLINPIQMNLGILKLYTQASAAANNDFDQLMIPFRCVAADIYHKEPIIFRSGSLCDAVRASMTFPFVFKPIEIDGNLAYDGGIYNNFPVDVMQNDFHPDYIIGSVVVKGKYKPDEKNIISQLENMIMQKTDYSIGNNRGVVIRSDLSDINLLDFDKADKVFEIGYRKGLEYVSQIKRNISRDIPPDSLSAKRSAFKKRLPNLVFQNVIVKGVSKNQTDYILFQVKNDDRDSISFDDFRKAYFRLLSDEKIAEILPEAIFNRNTRRFDLILKVKIKENLSAGIGGLISSASSNQVYLGLKYQAIKFYSFDINADAQIGNSYNAFHLSGRVEMPTVLPLYLKITVGSSAKKYFESSRLFSNENLSAYLKQSETFSRLSIGTPFYSVGKAIFSASTGKLTDEYSQGITSTANIALDESTYNLSGLSVRLEKNTLNAVMYPTAGTNACFLLQAFTGKESFYKNENEYLRLPSQTSHTWAQAELRIHRYFQCNSKYALGTLLNVVASNKSLFNNYAATILQAPAFTPTPHSKMVFNESLRATNYIAGGIIPLVKDIKKLQLRGEFYGFLPYRKIIYDEIKNPAFDKGFGKLSYFGELSLIYNFPIASLSIYGNHYSFPGNNWNMGINIGFLLYNPHFIE, from the coding sequence ATGAACAAATTTATCACGCTTATAATCATCACTTTATCCAATATATTTTATCTGCCATCACAGTCTGTGGGTTTGGTCCTAAGTGGCGGAGGCGCAAAGGGTATTGCCCATATTGGCATCATCAAAGCACTGGAAGACAACAATATACCTATTGATTACGTAACCGGAACCTCTATTGGAGCTATTATCGGTTCACTTTATGCAATGGGATACTCTCCGGAAGAAATGCTTCAATTAATTAAATCTGAGAACTTTAGGACATGGCAGACCGGAAAAGTGAACGAGAAAGACCTGTTTTACTATAAAATAGACGACCCGACACCTGAATTTGGCCGATTCAGGTTTGAAACAACCGATTCCACCCGGGCAAAAACCTACTTTCTACCAGTCAGCCTGATTAATCCGATCCAAATGAACCTGGGTATTCTAAAGCTTTACACCCAGGCCTCAGCTGCTGCCAACAACGACTTTGACCAGTTAATGATTCCTTTCCGGTGTGTCGCGGCTGACATATATCATAAAGAACCGATTATTTTCAGGAGCGGAAGTTTGTGTGATGCAGTCAGAGCATCCATGACATTTCCTTTTGTATTTAAACCCATAGAAATCGATGGAAATCTGGCTTATGACGGTGGTATCTACAACAACTTCCCCGTAGATGTGATGCAAAATGACTTTCATCCTGATTACATAATTGGCAGCGTAGTAGTTAAAGGTAAATACAAACCGGATGAAAAAAATATAATCAGCCAACTGGAAAATATGATTATGCAAAAGACCGATTATTCTATCGGGAATAACCGCGGTGTGGTAATAAGAAGCGATTTGTCAGACATCAATCTGTTGGATTTTGACAAAGCCGATAAGGTCTTTGAGATAGGCTACCGCAAAGGATTGGAGTATGTCAGTCAAATCAAAAGAAATATATCCAGAGACATCCCGCCTGATAGTCTTAGTGCTAAACGATCAGCATTTAAAAAGAGGCTTCCTAATCTGGTTTTTCAAAATGTAATTGTCAAAGGGGTATCCAAAAACCAAACGGACTACATCCTGTTTCAGGTAAAAAATGACGATCGGGATTCCATTAGTTTCGATGATTTCAGAAAGGCCTATTTCAGGTTATTATCGGACGAGAAAATTGCTGAGATTTTACCGGAAGCCATCTTCAACAGAAATACCAGACGATTCGACCTTATATTAAAGGTGAAGATCAAAGAGAACCTTTCTGCGGGAATAGGGGGATTGATTTCTTCGGCCAGTTCCAACCAGGTTTATCTCGGATTGAAGTATCAGGCTATAAAATTTTACAGCTTTGATATTAATGCCGACGCTCAAATAGGAAACAGTTACAACGCCTTTCACTTGTCAGGGCGGGTTGAGATGCCTACTGTCCTACCGTTATATCTTAAAATAACCGTGGGAAGTTCAGCTAAAAAATATTTCGAAAGCAGCCGTCTTTTCTCCAACGAGAATCTATCGGCATACCTCAAACAATCCGAAACCTTCAGTCGGTTAAGTATTGGAACGCCATTCTACTCCGTGGGAAAAGCTATTTTTTCTGCTTCTACCGGGAAACTTACCGATGAATACTCACAAGGAATAACATCTACTGCAAATATAGCATTGGATGAAAGCACCTATAATCTATCCGGACTCTCTGTCCGATTAGAAAAGAATACTCTCAACGCAGTGATGTACCCTACCGCCGGCACAAATGCCTGCTTTCTATTACAGGCATTTACCGGAAAAGAAAGCTTTTATAAAAATGAAAATGAGTATTTACGTCTCCCCTCTCAAACAAGCCACACTTGGGCGCAAGCTGAACTGAGGATCCACCGCTATTTTCAATGCAATAGTAAATACGCTTTAGGCACATTATTAAATGTAGTGGCATCAAACAAATCGCTCTTCAATAATTATGCAGCGACAATACTCCAAGCTCCTGCATTTACGCCAACCCCTCACAGCAAAATGGTCTTTAATGAATCATTGCGTGCAACCAATTACATCGCCGGGGGAATTATTCCGTTAGTAAAGGACATAAAAAAGCTACAACTGAGAGGCGAATTCTACGGATTTCTTCCTTACCGGAAAATAATTTACGATGAAATTAAAAATCCTGCCTTTGATAAAGGTTTTGGCAAATTATCTTACTTTGGCGAGCTTTCTCTTATTTACAATTTCCCAATTGCTTCATTATCAATTTACGGCAATCATTATAGCTTTCCAGGCAACAACTGGAACATGGGTATAAACATCGGTTTCCTGCTCTACAACCCCCATTTTATCGAATAA